A single region of the Neodiprion pinetum isolate iyNeoPine1 chromosome 5, iyNeoPine1.2, whole genome shotgun sequence genome encodes:
- the LOC124219551 gene encoding uncharacterized protein, producing MYRVCLVMCVGLAAAQNIYDNLETRSGSYSQGKPGGIGPLFTSGLSASQNYRDNSYEDNAVTPTPSPTPTLYRTASPQIYRKPTAAPIDAARDYQHQAPVRVPPQPQRQRNPPQFQNSPEQRPEAEEIEEEKEEEPDRLSILLQQSKFGCLNKQTGYYADEELNCEVFHYCQDNAKFSWICPEGFTFHQVHLICMPPSGDITCKKSSQYHFVNEYLYKPLNLAEAENKPNVTLRYSERYYPADIYADEREESEYQVTSPTPAPVVRRPTQQVFLPQHGGPINALAQGRPQQQIPAQFRVPVNQVFRSPEEVNIPLQQRRPQPPPQQAQQPLRRFPQVRPDEEDYE from the exons ATGTATCGAGTGTGTTTGGTGATGTGCGTTGGCCTTGCGGCTGCGCAAAATATCTACGACAACCTGGAGACCAGGTCGGGATCGTACTCGCAAGGGAAACCCGGTGGCATTGGTCCTCTGTTCACTTCCGGTCTCAGTGCCTCGCAGAATTATCGGGACAACAGTTACGAGGATAACGCTGTGACTCCCACTCCGTCGCCAACTCCAACTCTCTACAGAACTGCAAGTCCACAG ATCTATCGCAAACCCACCGCTGCGCCGATAGATGCTGCTAGGGATTATCAGCATCAGGCACCCGTTAGAGTTCCTCCTCAACCGCAACGTCAAAGAAATCCACCCCAGTTTCAAAACTCCCCTGAG CAGCGACCCGAAGCCGAGGAAAtagaggaggagaaggaggaggagccTGACCGTCTGAGCATCCTTTTGCAACAGAGTAAATTCGGCTGTTTGAACAAGCAGACCGGTTACTACGCCGACGAGGAATTGAACTGCGAGGTCTTCCACTACTGTCAAGACAACGCTAAGTTCTCGTGGATATGTCCCGAGGGATTCACCTTCCACCAG GTTCACCTCATCTGCATGCCTCCCAGCGGTGATATTACCTGCAAAAAGAGTTCCCAATACCATTTCGTCAACGAGTATCTCTACAAGCCCCTGAATCTCGCTGAAGCCGAGAATAAACCCAACGTGACACTGCGGTACAGCGAAAGGTACTATCCGGCCGACATCTACGCCGATGAACGAGAGGAGTCCGAGTACCAGGTTACTTCACCCACACCTGCTCCCGTCGTTCGCCGTCCAACTCAACAG GTATTCTTGCCCCAGCACGGCGGACCGATCAATGCCCTCGCCCAGGGAAGACCTCAGCAGCAAATTCCTGCCCAATTTCGCGTGCCGGTTAACCAAGTGTTTCGCAGCCCCGAAGAAGTCAACATACCACTTCAGCAGAGACGACCTCAACCACCACCTCAGCAGGCGCAGCAACCTTTGAGAAGGTTCCCACAAGTCAGACCCGACGAAGAGGATTACGAGTAA